Proteins found in one Oribacterium sp. oral taxon 102 genomic segment:
- the rdgB gene encoding RdgB/HAM1 family non-canonical purine NTP pyrophosphatase, which translates to MRIIFATHNQNKLMEIRQILSDTAEEIVSKGELGISFEPAETGRSFGENAELKAVGIREYMRLHGLLREGDIILADDSGLCVDWLRGAPGIYSARYLGEATGYDVKNRHIIEKLRHAEGEERAAHFTCNICAAFADGRVFHTEGIFPGRIAEEPRGENGFGYDPILYLPELGKTSAELSPEEKNQLSHRGKALREMRRVLQSVMENDEKLRARIGQPEKRKGRRILVVSDSHRSHDGLLRLIREQQPIDVLIHLGDLEEDEGIFRRAAGEHCACYFVEGNNDFFSSLPREIELNLGRKRAFLTHGHSYRVGLDVTRLAEEARARNCQIAMFGHTHKPFLKEVDGVLCLNPGSVSFPRQANRTPSYMLIEETADGELRYHPGYLS; encoded by the coding sequence ATGAGAATCATTTTTGCGACACATAATCAGAATAAGCTGATGGAGATCCGCCAAATTCTGTCGGATACGGCGGAGGAGATCGTATCCAAGGGGGAGCTCGGAATCTCGTTCGAGCCGGCGGAAACCGGGCGGAGCTTCGGGGAAAACGCGGAGCTGAAGGCTGTGGGCATCCGTGAATATATGCGTCTGCACGGGCTGCTCCGGGAGGGCGATATCATTCTGGCGGACGATTCCGGACTCTGCGTGGACTGGCTGCGGGGGGCGCCGGGAATCTATTCCGCGCGCTATCTCGGAGAGGCGACCGGTTATGATGTGAAGAATCGTCACATCATCGAGAAGCTCCGGCATGCGGAGGGAGAAGAGAGAGCCGCGCACTTCACCTGTAATATCTGCGCGGCATTCGCGGACGGCAGGGTCTTTCACACGGAGGGGATTTTCCCGGGACGGATCGCAGAGGAGCCGAGGGGAGAGAACGGCTTCGGCTATGATCCGATCCTTTACCTGCCGGAGCTCGGCAAAACCTCCGCTGAGCTTTCTCCGGAGGAGAAGAACCAGCTTTCGCATCGGGGGAAGGCACTTCGGGAGATGCGGAGAGTGCTGCAGTCCGTTATGGAGAATGATGAGAAGCTGCGAGCGCGGATCGGGCAGCCGGAGAAGCGGAAGGGGAGGAGGATACTGGTTGTCAGTGATTCGCACAGAAGCCACGACGGGCTGCTCCGGCTCATCCGGGAGCAGCAGCCGATCGATGTACTGATCCATCTCGGAGATCTCGAGGAGGATGAGGGAATCTTCCGGCGAGCGGCAGGAGAGCACTGCGCCTGCTATTTCGTCGAGGGCAACAATGACTTTTTCAGCTCGCTTCCCCGGGAGATCGAGCTGAATCTCGGACGGAAACGCGCTTTCCTGACGCATGGGCACAGCTATCGGGTCGGACTGGATGTGACGAGACTGGCGGAGGAGGCGCGGGCGAGGAACTGCCAGATCGCGATGTTCGGACATACGCATAAGCCCTTCCTCAAGGAGGTTGACGGTGTGCTCTGTCTGAATCCGGGTTCTGTCAGCTTCCCGCGGCAGGCGAACCGCACGCCGTCCTATATGCTGATCGAGGAGACAGCGGACGGGGAGCTCCGCTATCATCCGGGCTACCTTAGCTGA
- the eda gene encoding bifunctional 4-hydroxy-2-oxoglutarate aldolase/2-dehydro-3-deoxy-phosphogluconate aldolase: MTEFMQKLADIKVCPVVVLDDANDAVPLARALAAGSLPMAEVTFRTDAAAESIRRIAAECPEVCVGAGTVLDREQAARAVAAGAQFIVSPSFSDEVAQYAIGHGIPYCPGTCTPTDIANALRYNLPMVKFFPAAAYGGLNTIKALASVFPNLKFMPTGGVSPSNVNEYLGFSKIICVGGTWVCKKDLVSAKSWAEITKLCQEAYDLTH, encoded by the coding sequence ATGACAGAGTTTATGCAGAAGCTGGCTGATATTAAGGTTTGTCCGGTAGTCGTTCTGGATGATGCGAATGATGCGGTGCCTCTCGCGAGAGCACTCGCGGCAGGCAGTCTTCCTATGGCGGAGGTGACATTCCGTACCGATGCTGCCGCAGAGTCGATCCGTCGGATCGCAGCGGAGTGTCCGGAGGTTTGTGTGGGAGCCGGTACCGTGCTGGACAGAGAGCAGGCGGCGAGAGCCGTTGCGGCAGGCGCGCAGTTTATCGTCAGCCCGTCCTTCTCAGATGAGGTGGCGCAGTATGCGATCGGACATGGCATTCCCTACTGCCCGGGCACCTGTACGCCGACCGACATTGCGAATGCGCTTCGTTATAATCTTCCGATGGTGAAGTTTTTCCCGGCGGCAGCTTACGGCGGACTGAATACCATCAAGGCGCTGGCCTCCGTATTCCCGAATCTCAAGTTCATGCCGACAGGCGGCGTGAGCCCATCCAATGTTAACGAGTATCTCGGCTTCAGCAAGATCATCTGCGTGGGTGGTACCTGGGTATGCAAGAAGGATCTCGTAAGCGCAAAGAGCTGGGCAGAGATCACGAAGCTCTGCCAGGAGGCATACGATCTCACGCACTGA